A part of Aspergillus flavus chromosome 5, complete sequence genomic DNA contains:
- a CDS encoding putative Xaa-Pro aminopeptidase P (aminopeptidase P, putative) — protein sequence MLFSRPPIRSPWISAFRSASQLPLSRPRFFSISLSRYSVDMETVNTSERLSRLRELMQEHKVDVYIVPSEDSHQSEYIAPCDGRREFISGFSGSAGTAIVSLSKAALSTDGRYFNQASKQLDNNWQLLKRGVEGFPTWQEWTTEQAEGGKVVGVDPALITASGARSLSETLKKNGSTLVGVQQNLVDLVWGKDRPAPPREKVRVHPEKYAGKSFQEKISELRKELESRKSAGFIVSMLDEIAWLFNLRGSDIPYNPVFFSFATITPTTTELYVDADKLTPEVTAHLGQDVVIKPYDAIYADAKALSETRKQEAGETASKFLLSNKASWALSLSLGGEGQVEEVRSPIGDAKAVKNDVELAGMRACHIRDGAALTEYFAWLENELVNKKSTLDEVDAADKLEQIRSKHDLFVGLSFDTISSTGPNGAVIHYKPEKGSCSIIDPNAIYLCDSGAQYLDGTTDVTRTFHFGQPTELEKKAFTLVLKGVIGLDTAVFPKGTSGFALDVLARQYLWKEGLDYLHGTGHGIGSYLNVHEGPIGVGTRVQYTEVPIAPGNVISDEPGFYEDGKFGIRIENVIMAREVQTTHKFGDKPWLGFEHVTMAPIGRNLIEPSLLSDAELKWVNDYHREIWEKTHHFFENDEYTRSWLQRETQPISK from the exons ATGCTTTTTTCTCGCCCTCCAATTCGTTCTCCGTGGATATCAGCGTTTCGATCGGCTAGCCAGCTACCCCTCTCTCGCCCCAGgttcttttctatctctttaTCTCGCTATTCAGTCGACATGGAGACCGTGAACACCTCCGAACGTCTTTCGAGACTCAGAGAGTTGATGCAGGAACACAAGGTCGATGTATACA TTGTCCCATCTGAAGATAGTCATCAGTCGGAGTATATTGCTCCATGCGACGGCCGCCGAG AATTCATCTCTGGTTTCTCCGGTTCCGCTGGAACTGCCATTGTTTCTCTGAGCAAAGCCGCTCTGTCCACTGATGGGCGATATTTCAACCAGGCTTCAAAACAGCTTGACAACAACTGGCAGCTCCTAAAGCGTGGTGTCGAAGGCTTTCCTACATGGCAGGAATG GACTACCGAACAGGCCGAAGGCGGTAAGGTCGTTGGTGTCGACCCAGCTTTGATCACAGCGT CTGGTGCCCGTAGCCTGTCGGAAACCCTCAAGAAAAATGGCTCGACACTGGTGGGTGTTCAGCAGAATTTGGTTGATCTAGTTTGGGGCAAGGACCGGCCTGCTCCCCCGAGGGAGAAGGTAAGGGTTCATCCGGAAAAGTACGCTGGAAAGAGCTTCCAGGAAAAGATTAGCGAACTCCGCAAAGAGCTGGAGTCGAGAAAATCGGCCGGATTCATCGTTT CAATGCTCGATGAAATTGCGTGGCTGTTCAACTTAAGAGGCAGCGA CATTCCTTATAATCCggtgttcttctcttttgccaCCATCACACCTACAACTACGGAGCTTTATGTCGACGCTGACAAGCTGACGCCGGAGGTAACAGCTCATCTGGGTCAAGACGTTGTGATCAAGCCATATGATGCCATCTATGCCGACGCGAAGGCCCTCAGTGagacaagaaagcaagaagcGGGAGAAACGGCCTCTAAGTTTTTGTTGTCCAATAAAGCTTCATGGGCACTTAGCCTTAGCCTTGGAGGCGAGGGACAGGTCGAGGAAGTCCGTAGCCCCATTGGCGATGCTAAAGCAGTGAAGAATGATGTGGAACTCGCGGGCATGCGGGCATGCCACATCCGCGACGGTGCCGCGCTAACAGAATACTTCGCCTGGCTCGAGAACGAACTAGTCAACAAGAAATCGACTCTTGACGAAGTGGACGCCGCAGACAAACTAGAGCAGATCAGATCTAAGCACGACCTCTTTGTCGGTCTTTCGTTTGACACTATCTCCTCTACAGGCCCTAACGGAGCGGTTATCCACTATAAACCGGAAAAGGGAAGTTGCTCTATCATTGATCCAAATGCCATATACCTCTGCGATTCTGGTGCTCAATACCTGGATGGAACCACGGATGTTACCAGAACGTTCCATTTCGGACAACCTACCGAgctcgagaagaaggccttCACATTGGTTCTCAAGGGCGTGATTGGTCTGGATACCGCTGTGTTCCCTAAGGGTACGAGTGGGTTTGCACTTGATGTGCTCGCCAGACAGTACCTCTGGAAGGAGGGACTTGATTACTTGCATGGAACCGGGCACGGAATCGGCTCCTATTTG AATGTACACGAGGGACCAATTGGTGTCGGCACCCGTGTTCAGTACACCGAGGTCCCTATAGCACCTGGAAACGTCATCTCTGATG AGCCTGGTTTCTACGAGGACGGCAAGTTTGGTATTCGGATAGAGA ATGTTATCATGGCGCGTGAGGTGCAAACCACGCACAAGTTTGGGGATAAACCGTGGCTAGGCTTCGAGCATGTCACAATGGCCCCTATTGGTCGCAATTTGATCGAGCCATCTCTTCTCAGTGATGCTGAGCTCAAATGGGTGAATGACTACCACCGAGAGATCTGGGAGAAGACCCACCACTTCTTCGAGAACGATGAATACACACGCAGCTGGCTCCAGCGGGAAACACAGCCCATCTCTAAATGA
- a CDS encoding importin 13 encodes MSVDVPGQSSDVQVLINEARTLVSQLYDPANTGNPAKIKAIQEHLQILQKGPQAWLIANNLLSDESTDLRFFGALTFTVKINQDWQQLNEDEARELLGRLIDHYVLLVNGGERPLVVRKLASSLATIFLKPNAPWNQALWNLAASLANGKHLSEEQCQSFDLQDAVLPAMSERQVVSLLYFSNILAEEINRWSPESRRNGDSNRASENIKHAFLLVEFVLRHMLQQESSGHSISDGAPGVEAINSYQSWALVRNALQLRDTIRATQLAPATGYVIQSLKVPSLSKTAMQVLVELIDWRDSIFSQDHLYSILEYIISDLGTAHIASIMDADFEDENMTFLELLLAYATLKQRELLIQPLNSEHEKVLALLHTLFQAPGYAAVDDSASPLVLEWWTEVADDLQEIYLDTEEEEEEGLDPAKRNLARAAMDCFEKLKYPSPEELQEWGDDDRSEFGAFRRDVCDFLLAIYPMLGLELVQVFQERAKSSLVQQDWRTFEAAIFCMAQLSEAVDENQHADACLNAIFFCDEFAQLCTGDVAMIPDKPRQTLVDMLGKYQSYFERTHALLPRVLTFLFASLDVASCASVASKSISHLCKSCRNALTFELPAFMDQFERFRFKPTATASTMEKVLEGIAAIVQTLPTDNEKAQFLERILKFFQEQAELARDEASRGLVEPARCRGQLVLRCVASIGKGLRTDGEIILDTLDGGNGDPYPPTFWNTGNGAVSQNLIMQCMQLLMTDFPLDVTIIEAACDILKAGFTENSGPYVFPPMVTVNFVKSIPLGSAGTDMVMGTASAFLASHSAHPQRIREETVALIVNVYETFCWMHEKPEFYDPEVANSGIDFLTRLLPKYHPFLFALTAVPQDSNQAGAGHVDGARQRPPVLQAILNFTLLSLQGPEPLPLRSASQFWVGVLNLPYEEEAVPSSAQRPQKGGWIPPTLSPQASSALTEELAKPLSEKDEPGYIYIFWITPADHSSRSMPPPTDVGSSLFSKHDDRGNNAIQKARDLNALTTKPTEFSPGAIRLKIGRANNVQRRMNEWTKQCNHHITLIRYYPYTPSSPGPSSGPALEVGRKVPYVHRVERLIHLELDDYRVRDMGKCSECGREHQEWFEIKAQKEAIRSVDECIRRWVRWAESQ; translated from the exons ATGTCTGTGGACGTCCCGGGCCAAAGCTCTGATGTACAAGTCCTCATTAATGAGGCGAGGACA CTGGTGTCGCAGCTTTATGATCCAGCAAATACCGGCAACCCCGCCAAGATCAAAGCTATCCAGGAGCACCTGCAGATACTCCAGAAAGGCCCCCAGGCATGGCTCATTGCTAATAATCTCCTCAGTGATGAAAGTACTGACCTGAGATTCTTCGGGGCCTTAACATTTACAGTCAAGATTAACCAGGATTG GCAACAATTAAATGAAGACGAGGCTCGAGAGCTTCTCGGGCGACTTATTGATCACTATGTTCTCTTAGTAAATGGGGGAGAGCGCCCTCTGGTGGTACGCAAGTTGGCTTCCAGTCTAGCAACCATCTTCCTAAAGCCCAATGCTCCCTGGAATCAAGCTCTTTGGAACCTAGCGGCTTCTTTAGCAAATGGAAAGCATCTCTCGGAGGAGCAGTGTCAGTCTTTTGACCTGCAAGATGCTGTTCTTCCTGCCATGTCCGAAAGGCAGGTTGTCAGCTTATTATACTTTTCTAACATACTGGCGGAGGAAATCAATAGATGGAGTCCGGAGTCACGGCGAAATGGGGACAGTAACCGGGCCTCTGAAAATATCAAacatgcttttcttctagTTGAGTTCGTTCTCCGTCATATGCTGCAGCAAGAATCTTCCGGTCACTCTATATCTGATGGCGCTCCAGGTGTCGAGGCCATCAACTCCTACCAA TCATGGGCCTTAGTCCGTAATGCACTTCAACTTCGCGACACAATACGTGCCACTCAGCTTGCTCCTGCCACTGGCTACGTGATCCAAAGTTTGAAAGTTCCCAGTTTATCTAAGACTGCAATGCAGGTCCTGGTTGAATTAATAGATTGGCGAGACAGTATATTTAGCCAAGACCATCTCTACTCTATATTGGAATATATCATCAGTGATCTTGGCACGGCCCATATCGCTTCCATAATGGATGCCGATTTTGAAGATGAGAATATGACCTTCTTGGAACTTCTATTAGCGTACGCAACACTCAAGCAAAGGGAGCTTTTGATTCAACCCTTGAATTCTGAACATGAGAAAGTTCTGGCCCTTCTCCACACACTCTTCCAAGCCCCTGGATATGCAGCAGTGGATGATTCAGCATCGCCGTTGGTCCTTGAGTGGTGGACTGAAGTTGCAGATGATCTCCAAGAGATATACTTGgatacagaagaagaagaagaagaagggcttGATCCCGCTAAACGCAATCTTGCTCGTGCAGCTATGGATTGCTTTGAGAAACTCAAATATCCAAGTCCAGAAGAGCTACAAGAATGGGGCGATGATGATCGCAGTGAATTTGGCGCTTTTCGCCGCGACGTCTGCGACTTCCTCCTAGCAATCTATCCTATGTTAGGTCTTGAGTTAGTTCAAGTGTTTCAGGAACGAGCAAAATCATCTCTAGTGCAGCAGGACTGGAGAACATTCGAGGCCGCAATATTCTGCATGGCTCAACTTTCAGAGGCTGTCGACGAGAATCAGCATGCAGACGCATGTTTAAACGCAATATTCTTCTGTGATGAATTTGCTCAATTATGTACAGGGGACGTTGCAATGATTCCCGACAAACCTCGGCAGACGCTAGTGGACATGCTTGGGAAATATCAGTCATACTTTGAACGCACACATGCCTTACTTCCTCGCGTACTAACGTTCCTTTTCGCATCACTGGACGTTGCATCATGTGCTTCTGTAGCATCCAAATCTATATCGCATCTTTGCAAATCATGCCGCAATGCTCTAACATTCGAGCTTCCAGCGTTCATGGATCAGTTCGAGCGATTTCGCTTCAAGCCTACAGCCACTGCTTCCACCATGGAGAAAGTTCTAGAGGGAATCGCTGCTATCGTGCAAACTTTACCTACTGATAACGAGAAAGCACAGTTCCTTGAGCGAATACTGAAATTCTTCCAGGAGCAGGCAGAGCTGGCACGAGATGAAGCCTCTCGCGGGTTGGTGGAGCCTGCTCGCTGCCGCGGTCAGTTAGTTCTCCGTTGCGTTGCGAGTATTGGAAAAGGACTCAGAACAGACGGCGAAATTATTTTAGATACTCTTGACGGTGGAAACGGGGACCCGTATCCACCGACCTTTTGGAATACGGGTAATGGGGCTGTATCGCAGAACCTAATAATGCAATGCATGCAGCTTCTAATGACCGACTTTCCCTTAGACGTGACCATCATCGAAGCAGCATGCGACATACTGAAGGCTGGTTTTACCGAGAACAGTGGTCCTTATGTCTTTCCACCGATGGTGACAGTCAATTTCGTGAAGAGTATACCTTTAGGGAGTGCTGGCACGGATATGGTTATGGGCACGGCCTCGGCATTCTTAGCCTCTCACAGTGCACATCCACAACGTATCCGTGAAGAGACTGTTGCCCTGATTGTCAATGTATATGAGACCTTTTGCTGGATGCATGAGAAGCCAGAGTTCTACGACCCTGAGGTTGCGAACAGTGGCATCGACTTTCTCACTCGCCTACTCCCCAAGTATCACCCCTTTCTCTTTGCTCTCACCGCCGTACCCCAGGATTCCAATCAGGCAGGAGCTGGTCATGTTGATGGTGCCCGTCAGCGTCCACCAGTACTCCAAGCGATTTTAAACTTCACACTCCTTTCCTTGCAAGGCCCAGAGCCACTCCCCCTTCGCTCTGCCTCCCAATTCTGGGTAGGCGTGCTGAACCTTCCTTACGAGGAAGAAGCT GTGCCATCCAGTGCTCAGAGGCCGCAAAAAGGAGGCTGGATCCCTCCAACACTTTCTCCTCAAGCCAGCTCCGCCCTTACGGAGGAGCTTGCCAAACCACTGTCGGAAAAAGATGAGCCCGGCTATATTtacatcttctggatcacGCCTGCCGACCACTCTTCCAGATCGATGCCGCCGCCTACAGACGTCGGCTCGTCCTTATTCTCTAAGCATGATGATCGCGGAAATAATGCCATCCAAAAGGCCAGAGATCTCAATGCTTTGACCACGAAGCCCACCGAATTTAGTCCTGGTGCAATTCGCCTCAAGATAGGCCGGGCGAACAACGTCCAGCGTCGAATGAACGAATGGACCAAGCAATGCAATCACCACATCACCCTGATTCGGTATTACCCCTACACGCCTTCATCGCCCGGCCCAAGCAGCGGACCTGCCCTCGAAGTGGGAAGAAAAGTCCCATATGTTCACCGCGTGGAACGACTGATTCACCTCGAACTAGACGACTATAGAGTCCGCGACATGGGCAAGTGCTCGGAATGTGGGAGAGAGCACCAGGAATGGTTCGAAATCAAGGCCCAAAAAGAAGCCATTAGGAGTGTGGATGAATGTATTCGCAGATGGGTGAGATGGGCCGAAAGCCAGTAA
- a CDS encoding pyridoxine biosynthesis protein codes for MASQQNGTNGASASNDFTVKAGLAQMLKGGVIMDVVNAEQARIAEEAGAAAVMALERVPADIRAQGGVARMSDPSMIKEIMEAVTIPVMAKARIGHFVECQILEAIGIDYIDESEVLTPADDIYHVTKHNFKAPFVCGCRNLGEALRRISEGAAMIRTKGEAGTGDVVEAVKHMRTVNAQIARARAILQSSPDYEPELRAFARELEVPYELLRETAEKGRLPVVNFAAGGVATPADAALMMQLGCDGVFVGSGIFKSGDAKKRAKAIVQAVTHYKDPKVLAEVSEGLGEAMVGINVSQMAESDKLAKRGW; via the exons ATGGCTTCTCAGCAGAACGGAACTAACGGGGCTTCTGCCTCCAACGACTTCACCGTCAAGGCCGGTCTGGCCCAGATGTTGAAGGGTGGTGTAATCATGGACGTTGTCAATGCGGAGCAG GCTCGCATTGCCGAGGAGGCCGGTGCTGCCGCCGTCATGGCTCTCGAGCGTGTCCCCGCCGATATCAGAGCCCAGGGTGGCGTTGCGCGCATGTCTGACCCCAGCATGATCAAGGAGATCATGGAAGCCGTCACCATCCCTGTTATGGCCAAGGCCCGCATTGGTCATTTCGTTGAATGCCAG ATCCTTGAAGCCATTGGCATCGACTACATCGACGAATCCGAAGTCCTCACCCCCGCCGACGACATCTACCACGTTACCAAGCACAACTTCAAGGCTCCGTTCGTCTGTGGCTGCCGCAACCTCGGCGAGGCTCTCCGCCGTATCTCCGAGGGTGCTGCTATGATCCGCACCAAGGGTGAGGCCGGTACCGGCGACGTCGTGGAAGCCGTTAAGCACATGCGCACCGTTAACGCTCAGATTGCTCGTGCCCGTGCCATCCTCCAATCCTCTCCCGACTACGAGCCCGAGCTCCGCGCCTTCGCTCGTGAGCTTGAGGTCCCGTACGAGCTCTTGCGCGAGACCGCCGAGAAGGGCCGTCTCCCTGTCGTCAACTTCGCTGCCGGTGGTGTTGCCACCCCTGCTGATGCCGCACTCATGATGCAGCTGGGCTGCGATGGTGTGTTCGTTGGTTCCGGTATCTTCAAATCTGGCGATGCGAAGAAGCGCGCCAAGGCTATTGTCCAGGCTGTGACTCACTACAAGGACCCCAAGGTTCTCGCTGAAGTCAGCGAGGGTCTGGGTGAGGCCATGGTTGGAATCAACGTGTCTCAGATGGCTGAGAGCGACAAGTTGGCTAAGAGGGGCTGGTAG
- a CDS encoding putative origin recognition complex subunit 2 (unnamed protein product), with amino-acid sequence MKRKQTDSGDERPVSTPKRQRTAAFNGSTNGHEDTETPVGASPSKRIKSTPQKPSTATPAALKESGLKTPTQKSKAKALFSTPTKSTAVSTPSRARNADRSAKKKSARLLLEQNDDEEDWDGADRLAEEILQDENDTTAAENVNGVVGTVEGEDEANKTAQTPKRRAGRPKGAKNKRSPTPEGELPAHERYFFQNRAGPPRTSNNTLNKISLLTHEEYFEKMAQYADPCKDEKAFLLDVHHRSFPQWNFEFEQGYNICLYGYGSKRPLLQNFAEWLYQKNSSAPPSIVVVNGHTPNISIRSIFATIVTAVLGADIPSKMGSQPIEVLELLQSVLKSRSSQRPITVLINSIDAPPLRRAANQALLARLAATPKIHLLVTADTPNYLLMWDISLREQFNFVFHDCTTFAPFDTEFDVVEEVHNLLGRKGRRVGGKEGVEFVLKSLPENARNLYRLLLTEIISMFDEGHNSDDEMDGGAGRDGDGKDEVGIEFRALYQKATEEFIASSEMMFRTLLKEFHDHQMITSRLDPSGMEILGVPLPRDEMEGVLEDLVLS; translated from the coding sequence ATGAAGCGCAAACAGACAGATTCGGGCGATGAGCGTCCTGTCTCGACGCCCAAGAGACAGAGGACTGCAGCATTCAATGGCTCCACAAATGGACATGAGGATACGGAGACCCCTGTTGGAGCGTCGCCATCGAAACGGATAAAGTCGACACCTCAGAAACCCAGCACGGCAACACCCGCAGCATTGAAAGAATCCGGCCTGAAAACGCCTACACAAAAGTCCAAAGCCAAAGCTCTATTTTCAACTCCTACAAAATCTACTGCTGTCTCCACCCCTTCGAGAGCACGGAACGCGGACCGAtctgcgaagaagaaaagcgcacgtcttcttctcgaacaaaacgacgatgaggaagactGGGACGGAGCTGATCGCCTGGCGGAGGAAATCCTGCAAGATGAGAATGACACAACAGCTGCAGAGAATGTGAATGGTGTAGTCGGAACGGtggagggagaggatgaagcaaATAAGACTGCCCAAACACCGAAGCGCCGAGCAGGAAGACCAAAGGGTGCGAAGAACAAGCGTTCTCCCACGCCCGAGGGCGAACTCCCGGCCCATGAGCGATACTTTTTCCAGAATCGAGCTGGCCCCCCGCGAACATCAAACAATACACTGAATAAGATCTCTCTGTTAACACACGAAGAGTACTTCGAGAAGATGGCACAGTACGCAGACCCGTGTAAAGATGAGAAGGCATTCTTACTTGATGTACACCATCGGTCGTTCCCACAATGGAACTTCGAGTTTGAACAGGGGTATAACATCTGCTTGTATGGGTACGGCTCGAAGCGTCCCCTATTGCAAAATTTCGCGGAGTGGCTGTATCAGAAGAATAgttctgctcctccttccaTCGTGGTGGTCAATGGGCATACACCGAACATTTCCATTCGGTCAATATTCGCTACGATCGTCACCGCCGTGCTTGGTGCTGACATTCCCTCCAAAATGGGTTCTCAGCCGATAGAGGTACTGGAGTTGTTACAGTCTGTGTTGAAGTCACGGTCATCACAAAGGCCAATCACTGTCCTAATCAACTCCATTGATGCACCACCTCTCCGTAGGGCTGCGAACCAAGCCCTCCTCGCACGACTCGCTGCTACGCCGAAAATTCACCTCCTTGTAACGGCCGATACACCGAACTATTTGCTGATGTGGGACATCAGTCTCCGTGAGCAGTTCAATTTCGTTTTCCACGATTGCACAACATTTGCACCGTTCGACACCGAGTTCGATGTCGTAGAAGAGGTGCATAACCTGCTTGGTCGCAAGGGCCGTCGTGTCGGAGGTAAAGAGGGTGTCGAGTTCGTGTTGAAGAGTCTTCCGGAGAACGCACGGAACCTGTATCGACTGCTCCTGACCGAGATCATATCAATGTTCGACGAGGGACATAACTCGGATGATGAAATGGATGGTGGAGCAGGACGCGACggggatggaaaggatgaagtCGGCATAGAGTTCCGTGCGCTATACCAAAAAGCCACCGAAGAGTTCATCGCTTCCTCCGAGATGATGTTCCGGACGCTACTGAAGGAATTCCACGACCACCAGATGATCACATCAAGGCTGGATCCAAGCGGAATGGAAATTCTGGGCGTGCCTTTGCCGCGCGACGAAATGGAGGGAGTTCTAGAAGACTTGGTATTGAGTTAA